A window of Synechococcus sp. WH 8109 genomic DNA:
GCAACTGTTGTTACTGCAGCAGCTGGCATTACCGCAGTACAAGCTGCTCTCTCTGCTGAGAGAGGTCAGTACATTCATGACACAACCAACAACAAGCTCTACGTCAATGTCAATGATGACAATCTGATTACTACACTTGATTATCAGATTGCTACCACCACAGCAGCCGCTGACGGTGACATTAACTTCACCATCTCTGGTGGTGCTGGTAATGACACAATCACTGCAGGCGGTGGTGCAGATACGATCACTGGTGGTGCTGGAACTGACAGCATCACTGCTGGTGATGGTGCTGACACCATTATCCGCAACGGTGACGGTACTACTGATGGCTATGACATTGTCACCTTCGTTGTTGCCGATGACATCATCGACTTCACTACTAATGGAGCAAAGGTTAACGGCACTGCTGTAACTGCTTACAACGAAGGTGCACTGGGCGCTATGGGTGCTACACACGCTTTCACAGCCTTCAGTGACAACATCACCGTTGCAAACTCACTTACTGGTCCAACTGAAGCCGAGATTGAAACCTACCTGGGCGCTACGGCGGTCTTCCAGAATGGTGCAACCGGTGATGCCCAGTACGTTGCGGCTGACAACGGCACCGACACCTTCATCTTCTACATCGAAGAGGGTGCTGATGGTACCAACAAGCAGTTTGACGCTGCAGACGACATTGGTTACGCCATGATGCGCCTGGTTGGTGTTGATGATGCGACCTCTCTGTCTGCTGCTAACTTCGCTGACTTCACCTGATCTCCCTTCCATATTTTCCCCTCCGTAAGGAGGGGTTTTTTTTTGTCCTGTCTATCCCTATGAACATTCTTTTTGTTCATCAAAACTTCCCTGCACAGTTTAAATTTCTTGCTCCTGAACTTGTTCGTCAAGGACACAAGGTTTTTGCACTTACTCTTCGTCCTGGTCTCGGGAAGACTTTATCGGGTGTCCGGATTATTTCATATCACCCATCGAGGTCAAGTTCTGACACTATTCATCCGTGGATAGCTGACTTAGAAACCAAGGTGATTCGGGGTGAGGCGTGTCTCCGGCGTTGTCTTGAACTTAAGGATTCCGGTCTAATACCTGACTTAATCATTGCTCATCATGGGTGGGGTGAGCCCATGTTTCTTAAAGAGGTTTGGCCATCATCAATCCTTGCCCTCTATTGTGAATTCTTTTATAACACTTCTGGATTTGATTATGGCTTCGACAGCGAGTTTTCAAGTAAATCGATCGAATCTATTTGCAAATTACGCCTGAAGAACCTTAATAACACTCTTCACTTCGATATAGCCGATGCAGGTCTATCCCCCACACAATTTCAAGCTAATTCTTTCCCTCAGCAATTTCGTTCTAAAATTTCCGTTATACATGACGGTATTGATACTGCCCGTATCAAGCCTAATCCTTCTATAAAGCTAACACTCAATGAAAGTTTGCTTCTAACTAATAGAGACGAAGTTATCACGTTTGTAAATAGGAATCTTGAGCCATATCGTGGATTTCATATTTTTATGCGCACGCTTCCAAAGATACTAAAAGATCGTCCTACAGCACATGTTCTTATTGTTGGCGGAGACGGTGTTAGTTATGGTGCTAAGCCTAATTCAGATCTTTCATGGAAGCAGATATTTATTAATGAAGTTCGTCCTCATATTTCCGACTCTGATTGGGATCGAGTTCATTTTCTCGGTAACCTCCCCTATACAACCTTCATTGGTCTTTTACAGTTATCTACTGTTCATATATATCTTACTTACCCCTTCGTTCTTTCATGGAGTCTTTTAGAGGCTATGAGTGCCGGCTGTTCTATTATCGCTAGTGATACAGAGCCAGTTAGGGAAGTCATCGAACACGATAGAACTGGTCTTCTTGTTGATTTTTTTGATCAAGATGCTTTGTCTAGCGAGATCTGTAGTCTCCTCGACAACCATTCCAAACGTCAGCAAATTTCATCTAACGCGCGCAGTTATGCTATTGATAACTACGATATTATTAAAGTTTGTTTGCCTAAGCAAGTATCTTGGGTAAATTCACTGCTCAGTTGAGTGCAAACTATTTATTCTTTGTGTTGTTTGCTCACCCCTTTTCTAAAGTCTCCTTCAACGCCACCACGTACGCCCTTTCTGCAGTCTTGTAGACGGCAATCTGCGCTTCTAATCTTTTCTGTTCTCCCTGTACAAATTGTAGGCTAATCAGAGTAGCCTTAGATTCTTCACTCATATTCTCTGTCATATATTCTTTTCCGTCGATGTTGATAACTGCCATTTTTTTCGAATTCAAACTTCTATTATTGTATCCTTTGCTTTACCTGTCGTCTTCCATGTTTACCCTGTCTTCAAGATGTGTAATATAATATCTGTCCTTTGCTTTTGAATTTCTTGAAATCATTAAACTTAGTTTCTGATATTTCCAATTGCACGGATCACCTTTCTAATTCCTCTGTACAGTAGACCCTTTTTGTATATTTCCGCCACTTTCTGTAATTCTATCAACCGCTGTCTTAATTCATCGTTCTGGGCCATAAGTGCTTGTTCCATTTCTTTTTTCGTTGCCAGCTCTTTGTCTGACGCTTGTAGAAGGTCCTTTGTCCTTCTTAGTTCATCCAATAGCCATCCCTTAGTTTTTAGAACGGGTAATGATTTTGCCAGTTCATCATGCCACTCTGGCTTTGAATTTGTTTTTGTTGCAATTGCTAGCCCATGCCCATTCATCATTTCTATGCATTCAAAACTTCCTTCAGTTTTTATTTCTTCCCAAAGTTTCCATACACCAAAGTCTGCTTCCCTTACATTCCAATCATGAAACATAATTGAACCACCCTTTCTTAACTTACTTCGCCATGTTTCATAATCGTGTTTAACTGCTTCGTATGTATGTAACCCATCAATATGAATCAAGTCGATTGTATTATCATCGAAATGTGCGGCCGCATCGTCAAAACTTGATCTGATTAATCTTCCTCTTGATTTGTGTTTGGTATTAAAATGCTGACTTACTTTTTCATACACCTCATTGCCGTAAAAGCCTGCTTGACTGTCGCCCTCCCATGTATCAACTGCATAGCAAAAGGTATCTTTTGAAAATATCTCGGCTGATTCGCAAAAACTAAAGAATGATACGCCATAGTGTGTACCTAATTCCACTACTAGTTTTGGTTTTAGTCTCTTTATTATCCAATGTGCGACTGGCACATGCTCCCACCAGGAAGATGGAGCATCGTATCGAGGAATTAATTCTAAACTATCTGTATATTCTTCCTTCATACTTTTTCAATTTCAATTGCGTGCATTGGTACACCTGCTAGTCCTGCAGCAATGCTAGTACATCGTGAGTGCAACACTATTGCATCATTCAACCAATGAAGTATTTCATGATTGCTTTGAGAGCCCGATGCCAATGCCGTGGTTATTGAATAGTCACCTTGACTTAACAACGGTAGCGTAAATATAAACTTAGTTTTTATAATATCTCCTTTTGCCGCATTTTTAATAACTCCTGAGCTTATTGCATTCAATGTGTTATCACCGAGTAATGTTAAGCCTTTATTATTCTTTAATATAAATCCAGTAATTAAGTTTTCTACTTCTTCTTCCGCCCTGCAGATTATTACCAATTCAACAATCTCTCCGCCTAATATTGTTTCTATTTGACCGTTTTTTTCATGGTTTTTTATGAGAATTTCTATTATTTTTGCTTTTTTCCCTCCATAGCTTTCTTTACTTGTTATGTCATCGCCTATATTTGAAATCTCTATTCGGTTGGCATATTTGCTTGCATTTATGACTTCCTTTCTGTAATCACTCCATTTTAATCTTTCAATATTCTCTTGTTGATTTTCATAACCTATTCCAAGTGAGTCTAATCTATTAGAGTCTTGTGGATATCCATTGATGTTATCGTTTAAATCTCTCTCCTCTTCGTTATCACTTTGGAGTTGCTTTGTGTACACTTCCATCACTTCCTTTGGTGTTCCTATAGCCGTATTCTTCCCATC
This region includes:
- a CDS encoding glycosyltransferase family 4 protein: MNILFVHQNFPAQFKFLAPELVRQGHKVFALTLRPGLGKTLSGVRIISYHPSRSSSDTIHPWIADLETKVIRGEACLRRCLELKDSGLIPDLIIAHHGWGEPMFLKEVWPSSILALYCEFFYNTSGFDYGFDSEFSSKSIESICKLRLKNLNNTLHFDIADAGLSPTQFQANSFPQQFRSKISVIHDGIDTARIKPNPSIKLTLNESLLLTNRDEVITFVNRNLEPYRGFHIFMRTLPKILKDRPTAHVLIVGGDGVSYGAKPNSDLSWKQIFINEVRPHISDSDWDRVHFLGNLPYTTFIGLLQLSTVHIYLTYPFVLSWSLLEAMSAGCSIIASDTEPVREVIEHDRTGLLVDFFDQDALSSEICSLLDNHSKRQQISSNARSYAIDNYDIIKVCLPKQVSWVNSLLS
- a CDS encoding DUF6447 family protein, with the translated sequence MAVINIDGKEYMTENMSEESKATLISLQFVQGEQKRLEAQIAVYKTAERAYVVALKETLEKG
- a CDS encoding class I SAM-dependent methyltransferase, which translates into the protein MKEEYTDSLELIPRYDAPSSWWEHVPVAHWIIKRLKPKLVVELGTHYGVSFFSFCESAEIFSKDTFCYAVDTWEGDSQAGFYGNEVYEKVSQHFNTKHKSRGRLIRSSFDDAAAHFDDNTIDLIHIDGLHTYEAVKHDYETWRSKLRKGGSIMFHDWNVREADFGVWKLWEEIKTEGSFECIEMMNGHGLAIATKTNSKPEWHDELAKSLPVLKTKGWLLDELRRTKDLLQASDKELATKKEMEQALMAQNDELRQRLIELQKVAEIYKKGLLYRGIRKVIRAIGNIRN
- a CDS encoding ABC transporter ATP-binding protein; its protein translation is MYKSKAARLKQIINGQNKRYYKEFIALEDISFEVSKGTALAIIGKNGSGKSTLLQIICGIVSPTQGSVQVKGKVAALLELGSGFNPEFTGRENIYLNATLFGLSKKQIDERFDAIVKFSEIGDFIDEPTKTYSSGMVVRLAFSIITNVDADILIVDEALSVGDAFFTQKCMRFIERFRKDGTLIFVSHDANAVLSLCDQALLLKDGKNTAIGTPKEVMEVYTKQLQSDNEEERDLNDNINGYPQDSNRLDSLGIGYENQQENIERLKWSDYRKEVINASKYANRIEISNIGDDITSKESYGGKKAKIIEILIKNHEKNGQIETILGGEIVELVIICRAEEEVENLITGFILKNNKGLTLLGDNTLNAISSGVIKNAAKGDIIKTKFIFTLPLLSQGDYSITTALASGSQSNHEILHWLNDAIVLHSRCTSIAAGLAGVPMHAIEIEKV